In one Lycium barbarum isolate Lr01 chromosome 7, ASM1917538v2, whole genome shotgun sequence genomic region, the following are encoded:
- the LOC132601854 gene encoding uncharacterized protein LOC132601854 translates to MDAIALVQRFRRPDIFLTITCNPSWAEIEENLLSTDKAQNRPELICRVFRAKIEELKKDILKNHIFGKVAAFMYTVEFQKRGLPHAHFLIILDDNYKILNPEAYDRFVCAEFPNPEINPHLYKLVTQHMIHGPCGQLDPTCPCMKKKDIKVVKYIYKYICKGHDKITFQIHNNETNIEIDEIKEYQSTRWVSVPEAVWRIFAFAISEMSPSVYHLQLHLDGQQFVSFKSTDNISRIVNNPMMKKTMLTEFLEMNRVDDYAKRERYYLRLLLMNVRVPKSYEDLLTANNTHCKTFRESAEKRGLLLSDNNLTECMSEAVSYQMPSSLRHLFAMLLTYCNPKELWEKIEAPMSEDFKNFPNMNTREIRYKVLNHINDILHSIGRDINEFKLIPKTIKASTLANEAKDVYYERNITVSEEDLLLQNKLNIEQRRAYNKILDRVFSSKSGAFFIDGPGGPVKAFYTVLY, encoded by the exons ATGGATGCTATAGCGTTGGTCCAACGTTTTCGAAGACCTGATATATTTTTAACTATCACATGTAACCCCTCTTGGGCTGAGATTGAAGAAAATCTTCTGTCAACTGATAAAGCACAAAATAGACCTGAATTAATTTGCCGAGTGTTCCGAGCAAAAATAGAAGAACTGAAAAAAGATATACTAAAAAACCACATATTCGGTAAAGTGGCAGCATTTATGTACACGGTAGAATTTCAAAAAAGGGGACTACCTCATGCTCATTTTTTAATTATACTTGATGATAACTACAAAATACTGAATCCTGAAGCATATGATCGCTTTGTTTGCGCTGAATTTCCAAATCCTGAAATAAATCCCCATTTATATAAGCTTGTTACACAACATATGATCCATGGACCTTGTGGCCAGTTAGATCCTACATGTCCTTGCATGAAAAAGAAAG ACATTAAAGTTGTCAAATACATTTATAAATATATTTGTAAAGGACATGATAAAATTACATTTCAAATACATAACAACGAGACAAATATAGAGATAGATGAAATAAAAGAATATCAATCTACTAGATGGGTATCAGTACCTGAAGCTGTATGGCGAATATTTGCTTTTGCTATCAGCGAAATGTCTCCAAGTGTATACCATCTTCAATTACATCTTGATGGACAACAATTTGTTTCCTTTAAGAGTACTGACAATATCAGTAGAATTGTAAACAATCCTATGATGAAGAAAACAATGTTAACTGAGTTTTTGGAAATGAATAGAGTGGACGACTACGCTAAGA GAGAAAGATACTACCTTAGATTGCTCTTAATGAATGTAAGAGTACCAAAATCATATGAAGATTTGCTAACAGCAAACAACACACATTGTAAAACCTTTAGAGAATCTGCTGAAAAAAGAGGATTGTTACTTTCTGATAATAACTTGACAGAATGTATGTCTGAAGCAGTAAGTTATCAAATGCCATCCAGTCTAAGACACTTGTTTGCTATGTTGTTGACCTATTGTAATCCAAAAGAATTGTGGGAAAAAATTGAAGCTCCAATGTCTGAAGATTTCAAAAACTTTCCAAATATGAACACAAGAGAAATCCGTTACAAAGTGTTGAACCATATTAATGATATTCTCCATTCAATTGGTCGCGATATCAACGAATTTAAACTAATTCCGAAAACAATTAAAGCATCAACATTAGCAAACGAAGCTAAAGATGTTTACTATGAGAGAAATATCACTGTTAGTGAAGAAGATCTATTACTACAAAATAAACTAAATATTGAACAAAGAAGAGCTTACAATAAAATTCTTGATAGAGTATTTTCAAGTAAATCAGGAGCGTTCTTTATTGATGGACCTGGGGGACCGGTAAAAGCTTTTTATACCGTGCTTTATTAG
- the LOC132601852 gene encoding uncharacterized mitochondrial protein AtMg00810-like has translation MALLSAEFAMKDLGPLSYFLGIDVTRNADGLFLSQKQYAEEILERAGMSLCSPSPTPVDTKPKLSASKDAPFDDPTKYRQLVGALQYLTFTRPDISYAVQQVCLHMHDPCNEHMAALKRILRYIQGSIDFGLHLYKSSVSSLVSYTDADWSGCPDTRRSTSGYCVFLGDNLISWSSKHQPTLSRSSAEAEYRGVANVVSESCWIRNLLLELHCPIQKATLVYCDNVSTIYLSGDGILTAAISVLSVISDAELSLAEAQHLCKTPNLVP, from the exons ATGGCACTCTTAAGTGCCGAGTTTGCCATGAAAGACCTTGGTCCACTAAGCTATTTCTTGGGTATTGATGTTACTCGTAATGCAGATGGCTTATTTTTATCACAGAAGCAATATGCCGAAGAAATCCTGGAACGGGCAGGTATGTCACTCTGTAGCCCGTCTCCTACACCTGTTGACACAAAGCCGAAGCTAAGTGCCTCGAAAGATGCACCATTTGATGATCCGACTAAGTATCGTCAGCTTGTTGGGGCTttgcagtaccttacattcacTAGACCAGATATCTCTTATGCCGTCCAACAGGTATGTCTCCACATGCATGACCCTTGTAATGAACATATGGCTGCTCTTAAGCGTATTCTGCGCTACATTCAGGGGTCTATCGATTTTGGTTTGCATCTCTATAAGTCTTCTGTCAGCAGCTTAGTCTcctatacagatgcagattggagTGGCTGCCCGGATACCAGGCGCTCCACCTCTGGCTATTGTGTCTTCCTCGGTgacaacttgatttcttggtcctCAAAACATCAACCTACACTCTCTCGTTCtagtgccgaggccgaatacaggggagttgctaatgttgtctctgaatcctGCTGGATCAGGAATTTACTCCTTGAGCTACATTGCCCGATCCAAAAGGCGACACTTgtttattgtgacaatgtgagtacGATATACTTATCAG GTGATGGAATTCTTACAGCTGCTATTTCAG TTTTGTCAGTAATTTCTGATGCTGAACTTTCTTTGGCAGAAGCCCAACACTTATGTAAGACTCCTAACCTCGTTCCTTGA
- the LOC132601853 gene encoding uncharacterized protein LOC132601853, with translation MRYRGFIALATASSGVAASLLPGGRTTHSRFKFPILIDGNFSCNISKQSSLVSLIRDAKLIVWDEISMAKKEIVEAFDRLLKDLMETNIFFGGKLVENMRAKTDPEFCEYLMRIGNGKERTTDQDKLDMAERLSINAITSTTEEWTNKIQVVDKGQPRENQQKTKKFQLMLLQDEQTYLVSAANVKESSHAYGTPIHDFTWTIDSSTIIEPIEKVIPPEDPLPPPTRLTLAPFDNLENCSLITTAQ, from the exons ATGAGATATAGAGGATTTATAGCTTTAGCGACTGCAAGTTCTGGTGTTGCAGCTTCACTTCTTCCTGGTGGTAGGACAACTCATTCTCGCTTTAAATTTCCTATCCTTATTGATGGAAATTTCAGTTGCAACATCAGTAAACAAAGCTCACTAGTGTCTTTGATTCGAGATGCAAAACTTATTGTATGGGACGAAATTTCAATGGCAAAAAAAGAAATAGTCGAAGCTTTTGATCGGCTTCTAAAAGATTTAATGGAAACAAATATATTTTTTGGCGGAAAG CTAGTGGAAAATATGCGTGCAAAAACAGATCCTGAGTTTTGTGAATATTTAATGAGAATCGGTAACGGAAAAGAACGAACAACTGATCAAG ATAAGCTGGACATGGCTGAAAGACTCAGTATCAATGCAATCACTTCAACAACTGAAGAGTGGACCAACAAGATCCAAGTAGTAGACAAAGGACAGCCACGAGAGAACCAACAAAAGACCAAAAAATTCCAGCTCATGCTACTGCAAGATGAACAG ACTTATTTGGTGTCTGCGGCAAATGTGAAGGAATCAAGCCATGCATATGGAACTCCCATTCATGACTTTACTTGGACAATTGACAGTAGCACAATCATTGAACCAATAGAAAAAGTTATTCCTCCTGAAGATCCACTACCGCCACCAACGCGgctaacacttgcaccatttgaTAATCTCGAAAATTGTTCATTGATTACTACAGCACAATAA